GCAAAACATGACGTTACCAAACTCTCTGCTATGGTAACAGTGAGATAGTGTGGACACGTGCATTCCCACATGCCAAGATTCACTGTGGGGAGGCATACAATCTGAACATGATTTACTTGGTTAAATATGTATGAAATAAGAAGTAAAGTCTGTACATGTGAATAAAGTTGTACGGCGTTTATCCCAAAGGTTAGTCTGGGTTTCATTCCGTCTCGCTAAGTGAAAGCATAGCCAGTGTGATTTGTGTCACTGTTCATAAGCACTAAATTCATCATCACCACCTGGCAGGCAACgttaagtgtttttttaagaaagtaCCGGTATgttaaaatttatattttaggTAATTTGTCAagaatggggttaaaattccatcaatgaaaaaaaaaaaaaaatacagaatgtgcTCAGACAAGATTAAATAATCGATTGCCAATCTAATCTGACCACATCTATAAAGGaggcggtgtggtccagtggttaaatctgtgaccgtgagcaagtcacctaaactccttgtgctccgtctttcgggtgagacgttgttgtaagtgactgcagctgatgcatagttcacacaacctGGTAAGTCAACAAATTAAGCAAATAATAAGAACGTGAGAAATATAATTTAGCTAGTCCGGGTCAAACACGGCCACTTTCTATTTCGtagctttattttttcacaggGTTTTGTGTAACTTTTATTTTGACCACTGTACTGCATAACTGCGTGTGCATGTTTACCATTGTTAGTAGGAAACATGAATCTGGGTGTCAATGCTACCTttttaaactatagtaaatgcgtagggaaagcatagtaaaactgcaaaaatactgtggtaaatgtctataagagaacattcaaaatattttaaatattttgaagtCAGAGCTGTTATGAGCATGTTCGCTATATGGGCAAACATATCGAAGACCGCACCCCACTGGCAGCCAACTTGAAAGAATAGGAGTTCTAGAAATATGAAACAGTAAGTTCTTATGAACAGCAACAGCATATTTTCCTGTAAATGGTAGCGTTGGAATTGTGACCAAGTTCTTTCCTCTGTTTTCCTTTATGCTGTGTCTGTTGCAACTGCATTCAATATTTTGCCAGTTTGATTGAGCAATAAGCAAGTACTGACTCATTTATGTTTGTCGTTTGAAAAATGTTTCTTCAGAATCAAAATCACAGTGAACGGATACTAAAAACTAGTACAGCCATATAAAGGAAGTGATTTGAGAAACTATATTTAATCAAAACAGCACATTATATTAGGTAAACAGTAAAGAGCTTATGTTCCCTAATGCCAACTGTTTCATCTTTTGCAATGCCTTCTTTCACAGGCATTGTAATAATGTGACATGTTTTGCTTTATCAAGCAGTAGACTTACACCTGATGTTTTCCCTTGATTACAATTGTAGCATTGGGTCCCATTCACAAATCTTgagatttttctatttatttattaaatcaggtTAATTTCATGATACCCCTTTCAGCTGTTCAGAGAAGGCTTGTTGGTTTAGTCtataaaaagtggaaaaaaaaaaaaaaaaaaaaaaacattccttaaaactaTCTTTTCAGGTTTTGTGAATAATGACCCATTAAAATTTAACACTCAACTGCTTCACCCAGGACAGGTGTAATTTCAGCAAGTTATTTCATACTTTAGTAAAATGCTGAAGAGTGTTAATAATAATCAAGCTCACACAGCAGTTATTTGATTTTATTCAGAGCAAAAAtggtaacacaataaaaatatacagtactgtgcaaaagttttaggcaggtgtgaaaaaatgctgtaaagtaagaatgatttcaaaaatagacatgctaatagattatacttatcaattaactaaatgcaaagtgagcgaacagaagaaaaatctaactcaaatccatatttggtgtgaccatcctttgccttcaaaacagcatcaattcttctaggtacacttgcacaaagtcagggattttgtaggcatatagtcaggtgtatcattaaacagttataccaaacaggtgctaatgatcatcaattctatatataggttgaaacacaatcattaactgaaacagaaacagctgtgcaggaggaataaaactgggtgaggaacagccaaacttagctaacaaggtgaggttgctgaagacagtttactgccaaaagtcatacaccatggcaaaactgagcacagcaacaagacacaagatagttatactgcatcagcaaggtctctcccaggcagaaatttcaaggcagacaggggtttccagatgtgctgtccaagctcttttgaagatgcacaaagaaacgggcaacgttgaggaccgtagacgcagtggtcagccaaggaaacttactgcagcagatgaaagacacatcatgcttacttcccttcgcaatcggaagatgtccagcagtgatatcagctcagaattggcagaaaacagtgggaccgtggtacacctatctactgtccagagaagtctggtcagaagtggccttcgtagaagacttgcggccaaaaagccatacctccgacgtggaaacaaggccaagcgactcaactatgcatgaaaacacaggaactggggtgcagaaaaatggcagcaggtgttctggactgatgagtcaaaatttgaaatatttggctgttgCAGAAGgtagtttgtttgccgaagggctggagagcagtacacgaatgagtgtctgcaggcaacagtgaagcatggtggaggttccttgtaagtttggggctgcatttctgcaaacggagttggggatttggtcagaattaatggtctcctcaatgctgagaagtacaggcagatacttatccatcatgcaataccatcagggaggcatctgattgaccccaaatttattctgcagcatgacaaagaccccaaacatacagcgaaagttgagaactatcttcagcataaagaagaacaaggagtcctggaagtgatggtatggcccccacagagccttgATCTCaacatcaagtctgtctgggattacatgaagagagagagagaagcaactgaggctgcctaaatccacagaagaactgtggttagttctccaggatgtttgggccaacctacctgccgagttcctttaAAAATGGTGTGCAAGTgaacctagaagaattgatgctgttttgaaggcaaagggtggtcacaccaaatattgatttgatgtagatttttcttctgttcactcactttgcattttgttaattgaaaaatataaagtattacatatctatttttgaaacatttttcagTAACATATCTatttcttactttacagcattttttcacacctgcctaaaacttttgcacagtactgtacattgtgcAGTTTCGGGTTTTGGAACAGCTCAGTTTTTATATGATTGCAATACCGCTCACTACCAAAGCTTGTATACAGTTTGCCTATAAACAGTAGAGTTGCAGTGTAGGTATTGGAGTGCTCCCTGTGAAAGTCAGTGCTGCCATCATGTCAATAAAGATGTAATTACATgctaataaagtattttattaactAGTGCTAGCACATTCTGACAGATAAAGCATTGACTGGGAACCTGAAATGAAAGTGTGTCAACCACTGTGTAAAACAACTCACTGTAATTATACATGAAAGCAAAGCAACAATAAGAAGCTTCATTTAGCCCAGAAGTTAACATAAGACATAGGCTTCCCCAATAATGCCTTCCTAAATGGCTGCTATCCAGTGAGATATTTTGAAAATGGAACCAGGACTATGTATACATATTAAAAAGAGGAGTTGTATAGTACAGGGAACTGGATTGTGCACTTTTGTTGGCTTCCTGTACCATAATTATAATAGCATGTAGACACCAGGGTCTAAATGCTTTCAAATAACCAGGAGCAATACCACTGGCCAGTGTCAGTGGCTCACTGACCAAtttgagtgactctgcagcaagaGGGAACTAGCTCTGTAGGGTGGCAGTCAGTGTACTCGCCAGCAGTCTACAAGGTTAAACAGGTTATTTCTCAGATTTGTATTTAGTTATTCTTTACATGCACAGTTCTGCCAATGACAATACAGGCTGGTACTAGGAATAGTAACTGAAAAACAAGAACCAGTGCTCTGCTTTCTATACACAGCCTAATTATATCGGTTAAACAAGTTGTAACAGAATGCTTACACAACAGTGCCATCTAATGGGATAAATCTGCATTACGCATTTaatgcaacaaatacaaaaaaaccaagatgattaaaaaatacattacaatcaTAAAACACATCAGAGAGATCACTGAACTTATTGAAcattaatgaaaaaacaacactcaGCAGGAAGGGATCTCAGGATCATAatccaattaattataaacaaccAAGAGTCCGTTTTATAGACGGTTTTATACTGGCAGGCCCATTAGCAGTCAGCATTTACTGTTGAGCTGGCTCTAAACTTACAGTGTAATGAAGGGGGCACTATTTATTGATATAAATCTCCCGAATTCAGCAATGTGCTCCAAGTAACAGGTTTTAGCACTTTCCTCTAGACTAGAGCAAGCTTACTCAGGTAATAGTCAATTTTTGCACATTTCATACCAAtcctacaaaaaatatatataaaaaaatatatacacaattgtatgctgcaatttaattatttttaaagaaacagattgcAGTCCCAAGTAAATCTACTAGCATTGGaagcttatttaaataataataataaaaaaaataattataatgtaaCTCAAATAACTAAAGCTACAATATGATGAAAGAAGCTGAACACATTATTATTACAAACTAATAAAAACTGACTTTTATGAGTGTAAAATTACAGTAACAATTTTGATACGGTTTCCAATATAGATGAAcaaattactatattattatacaaaCATACTTGTTCACTGCAATGCATTGGTATTGTGTAATGAAAAAGATAAAAGGTATTGGAAAGACTATTTGGATGAGGTGAGTTGTATGTAAGTTATAGATGAGTTTCAGTTGCATTAGCGTAAAGTAACTATGCTTTCTTGGATGGGCTAATTACAGTAGGCTTTTCTTTAAAAGCAAAAGTAACATTTACATGTACCTTAATATAAATGAAGTCCATTCATGAGAATGGAGTTCACTCATAATGTTCATTTGTTAAAGCTAAAGAATGGACAGGCAAAAGTCTCTCTCTAACATGACTCTGACACAACAGAAAGTATAGGGGGACAAAGGTAATGCAGTGTTTCATAACCTGTCCATTCTTCGTCTCatgaaatattttacttttagcTAAATGACAGAACTGAAGCTTCATCAGTCACAGTATCAAACTCCTTCAAGCAATATGTATGGTTAGAATTTACGGTCACTATCGAAGGACTTGCACTAATGGTTTCAATTACCATAAAAGGTAGAGCCATTTCAAATGaaggagaaaaagaaaagcaaccaacccaacagattttttttcttgtaagcCCATTAAAATCTAGGCTAAGACAACTCATCATTGAACGGCAAACGACTTTCATCTTCCTCTAATGCATGGTGCATTGGTTTGGCTGGACAAAACACTAACCTTAAAAGTGCCAAGGCAATGCTGACAAGAACACGAAGGGCCAGGAAAGCAAATGGCACAACGACTTGCATGACATGGAAAATCTGGGCACTGAACTTACTCAGAATGCAAGTGAGGAAGAAAGTGATGAGCGTGACGCAAGGGTACAGGGCAAGCTTGGCAAACATGAAAGCATGGTCTCTGCCACCGTACCTCACATATGGATGCAGAGTTTCTCTTTCATTGAAGAGGGTAGTGACCCAAATGGCGAGCTGGAAAATGCCAGCGAAAAAGATGATGACACAGCTTATCTGGATCGCCTTCAGTTCGTTGTGCAAGTTTTCTGTGAACTTGTGAGTAAGCTGATAGGCCAAAGGAATGCCCCCGATACATGCCAGTGAAAATGTATTGAGTAGGCCCATGAACCTTGTTGCCTTGGTTATGTGTAAAAACAGTGAATGATGGACAAACCACAGGAGCCCCACAGTCACAAAAGAGCCAAAGTAAGCCAGGAACTTGGGGCCAAACTCGCTGAGAGCTGCAATCAGACTGCCTCGATACCTCTCCTTCACTTCGTTACGATTGGGAACATTGTCCTCACTGTAAAAAGATTGCAGTTTGGGGAAAATTAAGAATACtgaattcataaaaataaataatttgttatagTGATGGATCTTTCttcctaaaataaatcaataaatacagatgcagtacatttaaaaatctatCCACACATTACTAAAatattgaaatagaaaatacCCTCATTCTATTCCTATGCAATTGGTATGCATATTTTAAGGTGAAAATATGTCTTCTGCCTTTGTGACTTACCATATATCCAAAATTAAAAGCATGGCTACAATAGCATATACCCCATCTGTAAAGGCTTCAACCCGCTCTTTGCTGAGAGGCTCACATGGATGGTATGAGTAGAGCAACGTGCTCTCAGGAAGCCCCTCTTGACAACCTTGGGAAAGCAAATCACTtgtatatatattcaaaaaaatatgaataaataaataatacaagcaCAATCAAGCTTTATTTTCCGTGACATCACCATGACAACAAAAGCTGCAGCAACCTTCCCCAGAATATTTTCAGCagcttcaaaaagaaaaaaagaaaatttccaAAAATATATGGAGGATGAAACAGCAACAGCTTCTGCTGTCATGAGTTGTGCAGCCTCAACACTTTTATTTAATCATTCAAAGATGGTACCAAAGCTGAGattgttaaacatatttttaatgaaatatagtAGCAATGTATTATCAAAGTATATTATGAATTTATAGTAATATGTACCAGATATTTAGATGGCTAACTCACCCACAAGCTTGTTTCCACACCATTTTAAGGACTGGGTTATGTAAGGAAGGAAGATGACCATTGCAAGGAGAACGTATGACTGCAAAGAAAAATTCAAAGAAACACCaggaccaaacaaaaaataacacaatgttaGACATAATTAAGCAACATTTTACATCtatgaaacacatttctttaaaatgcacCTGTAaatttaataacatattttttacaaatacctttaccaaagtttaaaaaaaaatattgccattttctggcaACCCAAAGGCAAACCAAGCTAGCTCTTTAAATGTCTTGTTTGTGTAAGACTGCAGAAACAGTTTAAaacgttattaccataaccctggttccctgtaagagaatgacaaccattaccgaatgggaagagcccctctgacagtcaatcactgagcatatataaaaaagctgccctatcagggccctgctgtgagagggaAATCTCCTGTttaagagggacgtcctcacagtagcacatcaccattttcttttgaaagcagaggtcagctggggacatgacctcaaagggtaatggttgtcattctctttcagggaaccagggttatggtaataacctaacgttccctttcaattcgaatgaccaccattaccaaatgggaaagctgtatcaaagctgtcgtggctccagattatcgacagtacagccccacggcgatagcctcagagcccacatgacgcctaaggacATGCCACtggcaaaactctagagcccagagagggtcttgttcggtttgtaacatcaaggcggtaaaaacgcacaaatgtctgactacctatccatgtagcagcattgcataactcatctaaggaggctcTATGAAGGAAaacccacgaagttgcctggcccctggtagaatgggccgtaatgtcccccggtaacggggagtccgtctgttcatacgccaagcgtatcacatctgtcacccagtgcgctagacattgctttgatagggcctgacctctagagcgggacccatagcagacaaacagctggttggactgtctccaggacgctgtcctatccaaataacaacgcagagcccgaactgggcatagtgtgtgtTGTGTACGGTCCTCGTCTGACTCGgtggaggtctgaaagtttccaaaaccattgattggttaatatggaataaggataccacctttggccaaaaaggatggatttgttcttaatgttacccgcgagtcacttccagtgaaagccatacatttgtcatcgatggacagcgcatgaaactcacttacttgtctggtagacataatggctattaaaaacgccactttcaatgaaacagggcgtagttctgctgacaccatgggctcgaatgggggactgTCACAAAAACaactgtagtgggtgacgtcaaaccaaaaacaggaaccagtaaataaacaacagagaggtggagttgggtggagccgAGCGATTTGTTTCGTTccgcatttaatgaatgaacagaacagtaaataaaaaggttgtaacaaacaaaaaacacaggacacggcactttcgcaatattatagagacaaacaaaatggactacatagacaaacacaatgagctgatattttaaccattaattattattattattattattattattattattattattataacctccgtctccaatcccgttctccactcaccgaacacacaaccccgagtgagtgaatacatgctgcttttatgcagctgtaccgagactcgattgctaatcaatcattcaattggagtcgcggtacaactgcacgtgaattaataaagtgcaattccctgtgctcacatattattacattttacttgcacgtgaagtgctgtgcaatcctcctgcctaaatacaaatatacattttaaacacttgtgttacacagacccatttatcccttgtaccaatgactatacaccaacattaacacacaacatacaacacaaaatacacacaggggcggggcattttgccacatggaccaagtaccagttctagatcccacttggggaccatacttttcatgggaggacgaagcctccgagcccctttaagatattgcactgccaggaaatgtgtcccaggggataccgagtcaattttgtcatgacacactgatattgctgccaggtataccttcaaagtggactctgattttcctgcgtcaaacaagtgttgtatgaaggttagtattgtctcaatcgggcaagtcacaggatcgtgaccttcggcaaggcaccagtcttggaaaactttccattaaTATGAGtcctgggctctagtgcttggcgcCCTATCAGACTGtaatgtttctactactgcaactGACAAACCTTGTctaaatagatggctccgttcaatggccagacccagagttggagctgggctgggttcaggtgccataatcgcccctctgcttggctcaggcggtccttgcgcagtgggagctgccatggctgatccgacaacatgtcggagaggagaacaaaccaggggcgtctgggccatctgggtgcaaccagcaaaacctgtgctctctcaccctgatcctctctagtgtcaggggtaataatggtagcaaaaggaacacatacaatagcctctgtggccaggggtgagctagtgcgtctactcccagggggcccccatctctccGTGCACCGTGGTCTCtccgacctccgtggccttgttgGACCgctcaaggctcacatcagtggtcgctccaaaagtctgccccagagtaatgggggcgtccagtagcgctaccttctcggtctccacaaccttggcttgtgtcagccacaaatgccggtgggtggccaccatcgccgccagcgacctcccttaTGCCTGACCTATCTCCCCATTAGATTAGTCATCACTTTAGctaccacctggagctccccAAAGTTTGCTTCTGTagctctttcctgcagcctctctgccagctggttctggtagagcaccagtatggccgtGGCATTTGCTGCTCAGACTGACAGCACTGCCGATGCGTTAGCCTTTTTGAGGATCGAatccattgtcctgcaaggcttggatggacaggttgggtccttatccctcTTGGTGAAGAtagaaccttgcaccaataccgtgaccatatccccgatagtggggaatgtgcctaggcctgcttccTGAGCTCCTGCAAtatgaagcagagactctgctgttctggaggctgagggtgcagacgctgggttgctccaggaggaacgcaccaattccaggaagtcctggcataaaggaagggcatgctgtgggtgccctttctgctgaaggaagcggttccccttttcctcctgttctgcctgccagggaacgtccatggctgcagctgcacactgcattaatgcccggaactcttccctctgcaacatGTGTGGCAAGGGCGGTAAGGAGCCTGTCAtcgtggcctgcccgatggaggtggctgggtccgagacatcCTATCTGGATGCCGTGAAGAacagctcacctgggctagggggtctaggcagagggaaTGGGGAACGAGATTGTGGGGGccggggctgcccggtggtagggggcagcctgccctatgattttaatagggtctccagcatagtctgctgagcccttacagtctctgcttGTTCTGCGAAGcgccgctcggccgagctt
The sequence above is a segment of the Polyodon spathula isolate WHYD16114869_AA chromosome 2, ASM1765450v1, whole genome shotgun sequence genome. Coding sequences within it:
- the LOC121299986 gene encoding endosomal/lysosomal potassium channel TMEM175-like isoform X2 gives rise to the protein MMLITFLPYTFSLMATFPEVPLGIMLFCACAIVIGLIQAVIVIYGFGHPYLLNDRIQRSENQTFYKHHILKIILKIPAFCFLAGIFSFIFFQLSYVLLAMVIFLPYITQSLKWCGNKLVGCQEGLPESTLLYSYHPCEPLSKERVEAFTDGVYAIVAMLLILDICEDNVPNRNEVKERYRGSLIAALSEFGPKFLAYFGSFVTVGLLWFVHHSLFLHITKATRFMGLLNTFSLACIGGIPLAYQLTHKFTENLHNELKAIQISCVIIFFAGIFQLAIWVTTLFNERETLHPYVRYGGRDHAFMFAKLALYPCVTLITFFLTCILSKFSAQIFHVMQVVVPFAFLALRVLVSIALALLRLVFCPAKPMHHALEEDESRLPFNDELS
- the LOC121299986 gene encoding endosomal/lysosomal potassium channel TMEM175-like isoform X1, with product MAEKKDNEIIQHHVSEEMEKKRSKTRDTHSFLQSDTFSEKEEHSSTQSSHRLLAYSDALISITSTIMILPVAHTKIEPDQEMQKSLQQLLTTKIAVYLMTFLIVTVAWAAHIRLFQVIDRIDDFLALLNLACMMLITFLPYTFSLMATFPEVPLGIMLFCACAIVIGLIQAVIVIYGFGHPYLLNDRIQRSENQTFYKHHILKIILKIPAFCFLAGIFSFIFFQLSYVLLAMVIFLPYITQSLKWCGNKLVGCQEGLPESTLLYSYHPCEPLSKERVEAFTDGVYAIVAMLLILDICEDNVPNRNEVKERYRGSLIAALSEFGPKFLAYFGSFVTVGLLWFVHHSLFLHITKATRFMGLLNTFSLACIGGIPLAYQLTHKFTENLHNELKAIQISCVIIFFAGIFQLAIWVTTLFNERETLHPYVRYGGRDHAFMFAKLALYPCVTLITFFLTCILSKFSAQIFHVMQVVVPFAFLALRVLVSIALALLRLVFCPAKPMHHALEEDESRLPFNDELS